A genomic segment from Rahnella aceris encodes:
- a CDS encoding carbohydrate porin, whose product MNKIWVGCMLTSVCTSVANAQDTLSLEQRLEQMEQRLKVTEQRAAGAEAEIRALRQEKQLSSVVNNTPAVPATPAIQLSGNSNIKFYGDVEFNMDGASRTGSLTSVKTSTNKNWAPGDKERWDMNGRILLGFDGLRNGVNGKYAGFTVQPLADINGKMNLDDAAFFFGQQDDWKIKIGRFEAWDMFPLNQDTFIEYSGNTANDLYSDGYGYIYMMKEGRGRSSSGGNFLLSKTLDNWYFEFNTLIEDGSSLFVDNNYHGNALDNRKNVVYARPVVAWQSGAWSVAAAVESNLVNNAYGYQDTQGVWVDQSGRTGYGMTMSWNTLKTDAENGAVVNLSTAYLDAADEKDFSAGINALWHRVELGYIYAHNNIDKFNMAGVASDCDSDCAILAPGKYDIHTIHSSWHLPDIMDMPDFNIYLGAYASWLESPSVKTGNTDDRYGARVRFKYLF is encoded by the coding sequence ATGAATAAAATCTGGGTCGGATGTATGTTGACGTCTGTATGTACCTCAGTAGCCAATGCACAGGATACGCTTTCCCTCGAACAACGGCTGGAACAAATGGAGCAGCGGCTGAAAGTCACCGAGCAACGCGCTGCGGGTGCGGAGGCAGAAATTCGCGCACTCAGGCAGGAGAAGCAATTATCCTCCGTGGTAAACAATACACCCGCAGTTCCCGCGACTCCCGCTATTCAGCTCAGCGGGAATAGTAATATTAAATTTTACGGGGACGTTGAATTTAATATGGACGGTGCCAGCCGCACGGGTAGCCTGACGTCGGTAAAAACCAGTACAAATAAAAACTGGGCGCCCGGAGATAAAGAACGCTGGGATATGAATGGTCGTATTCTTCTGGGGTTTGATGGTCTGCGAAACGGGGTTAATGGAAAATATGCCGGATTCACTGTTCAGCCACTGGCTGATATAAACGGAAAAATGAATCTCGACGATGCGGCATTTTTCTTTGGTCAGCAGGATGACTGGAAAATTAAAATAGGTCGCTTCGAGGCCTGGGATATGTTCCCGCTGAATCAGGATACGTTCATTGAGTATTCCGGTAATACCGCCAACGATCTCTACAGTGACGGTTACGGTTATATCTACATGATGAAAGAGGGGCGCGGGCGCAGCAGCAGCGGCGGCAATTTCCTGCTCAGTAAGACACTCGATAACTGGTATTTCGAATTCAACACGCTTATAGAGGATGGCAGTTCGCTATTTGTCGACAATAACTATCACGGCAATGCGTTAGATAACCGTAAAAATGTGGTTTATGCCCGCCCGGTCGTGGCCTGGCAATCCGGCGCGTGGTCGGTTGCCGCCGCTGTCGAAAGCAACCTGGTGAACAATGCCTATGGATATCAGGATACTCAGGGTGTTTGGGTAGACCAGTCGGGCCGGACCGGTTACGGCATGACGATGAGCTGGAACACGCTTAAAACCGATGCAGAAAACGGTGCGGTTGTTAACCTGAGTACGGCTTATCTCGACGCCGCTGACGAAAAAGATTTCAGCGCAGGCATAAATGCCTTATGGCACCGCGTGGAACTGGGTTACATCTATGCGCACAACAATATCGACAAGTTCAATATGGCCGGGGTAGCCAGTGACTGTGACAGCGACTGCGCGATTCTGGCGCCGGGAAAATATGACATTCACACCATCCATTCCTCATGGCACCTGCCTGATATCATGGATATGCCTGACTTCAATATTTATCTTGGGGCTTATGCCTCCTGGCTGGAATCGCCGTCGGTAAAAACCGGTAATACGGATGACCGTTATGGTGCCCGTGTGCGTTTTAAATATCTTTTCTAA
- a CDS encoding MipA/OmpV family protein, with product MTSRKLMLQMTCFSLSATVLQAMADNTPSAPTFTVGMGAQSAPRYSGSDQRHWLVGPVIQARDGAFFFDSLKGVGYDLQADNGLYLEHTLGYSLGRTDKNSTWRDGSNKLKGMGNIDATMNTALAVGWSATPWLSFEGKATLPLTDGQGVHYQTSVTVLPLQNDTDTVALQSAALFGDRRYMNTFYGVSREQSDRTDFAPYQSAGGFYGVDSSLTWSHQFTSHWGGVISADYTWLDDKAGNSPIVVKRGGTTYNLGVLYTF from the coding sequence ATGACATCCAGAAAACTAATGCTGCAGATGACCTGTTTCAGCCTGTCCGCCACAGTGCTGCAGGCAATGGCCGACAACACGCCGTCTGCGCCGACGTTTACCGTCGGCATGGGCGCACAAAGCGCGCCGCGCTACAGCGGTTCCGATCAGCGCCACTGGCTGGTCGGGCCAGTCATTCAGGCGCGCGATGGCGCCTTTTTCTTCGATTCGCTCAAAGGCGTGGGTTATGACCTGCAGGCGGATAACGGCCTGTATCTGGAACATACGCTGGGATACAGCCTCGGGCGGACAGACAAAAATTCCACCTGGCGGGATGGCTCGAATAAGCTCAAAGGCATGGGGAATATCGATGCGACCATGAATACCGCGCTCGCGGTGGGCTGGTCTGCAACGCCGTGGCTGTCTTTTGAAGGCAAAGCCACCCTGCCACTGACGGACGGGCAAGGTGTGCATTATCAGACTTCCGTCACGGTACTGCCGCTGCAAAACGACACTGACACTGTTGCACTTCAGTCGGCAGCGCTCTTTGGCGACCGGCGCTATATGAATACCTTTTATGGTGTGAGCCGCGAACAAAGCGACCGCACTGACTTCGCGCCTTATCAGTCGGCCGGGGGTTTCTATGGCGTGGACAGCAGCCTGACCTGGAGCCATCAGTTCACGTCCCACTGGGGCGGCGTTATCAGTGCCGATTACACCTGGCTGGACGACAAAGCCGGTAACAGCCCGATTGTCGTTAAGCGCGGCGGCACGACTTACAATTTGGGTGTGCTTTATACCTTCTGA
- a CDS encoding efflux RND transporter periplasmic adaptor subunit, with the protein MAVTFTDYARHAVRHLSATGRMLPFIPAACLIIVAIVLTGCGDKAHKQAPSVRPVRTISAPPPVALSSLIQTGEIRAHEEVTLGFRLDGRILTRQAEVGDRVIASQVLATQESETSRNQFSSAQADLNSARAAEQVAALSLRRMQLLMPSGAIARSQLDSAQADWQAARAKRQSSEDALKNAQENVSWTKLTAPADGVITQVSASAGQVVSAGQSVITLASGSLRDAVFDVADPQSVPQQADSLFTISLLSAPSVVAQGHFRDVSPQADPQTRTWRLRITLDNPPPAMALGASVQLTLNASGPRLTALPASALTRSGDKPAVFVVDEKTLTLHLRPVVIGRYSTSEIFLSAGVHPGERVVIAGVSKLREGEKVMPGEDSE; encoded by the coding sequence ATGGCTGTTACCTTCACCGATTATGCGCGTCACGCCGTTCGCCATTTATCCGCCACCGGTCGGATGCTTCCCTTCATTCCCGCCGCCTGTCTGATCATCGTTGCTATTGTGCTGACAGGTTGTGGTGACAAAGCCCATAAACAAGCGCCCTCTGTCAGGCCGGTGCGCACCATTTCCGCACCGCCTCCTGTTGCTTTGAGTTCCCTGATTCAAACGGGTGAAATACGCGCCCATGAAGAGGTGACGCTCGGGTTCCGGCTGGACGGGCGCATTCTGACGCGGCAGGCTGAGGTGGGGGATCGTGTGATCGCCAGTCAGGTTCTCGCCACCCAAGAAAGCGAGACCAGCCGCAACCAGTTCAGCAGTGCGCAGGCCGATCTGAACAGTGCCCGCGCGGCAGAGCAGGTTGCGGCGCTCAGTCTCAGGCGTATGCAGTTACTGATGCCTTCCGGGGCTATCGCACGCTCGCAGCTTGATAGTGCGCAAGCTGACTGGCAGGCTGCCCGCGCGAAGCGTCAGAGCAGTGAAGATGCGCTCAAAAATGCGCAGGAAAACGTGTCCTGGACAAAACTCACGGCTCCGGCTGACGGCGTGATTACCCAGGTCAGCGCGTCGGCAGGACAAGTGGTCAGTGCCGGACAGTCTGTGATCACCCTGGCCAGTGGCAGCCTGCGTGATGCCGTATTTGATGTGGCCGATCCCCAGTCTGTTCCTCAGCAAGCTGACAGCCTGTTTACTATATCGTTACTTTCGGCCCCTTCCGTGGTTGCGCAGGGGCATTTCCGCGACGTCAGCCCGCAGGCCGACCCGCAAACCCGCACCTGGCGCCTCCGCATCACCCTCGATAACCCGCCACCGGCCATGGCACTCGGTGCCAGTGTTCAACTGACACTTAACGCGTCAGGTCCGCGTCTGACAGCACTGCCTGCTTCTGCGCTGACCCGATCCGGTGATAAACCGGCGGTTTTTGTTGTTGATGAGAAAACGCTGACGCTGCATTTACGGCCCGTGGTTATCGGGCGTTACAGTACCTCTGAAATATTCCTGTCTGCCGGTGTACACCCTGGCGAAAGGGTGGTCATTGCCGGTGTGAGTAAACTTCGTGAAGGTGAAAAAGTCATGCCAGGGGAGGACAGCGAATGA
- a CDS encoding efflux RND transporter permease subunit, with protein sequence MKPSSPVGAFNLSAWALNHQSLIAFFMLLLMAAGVISYEQLPRNEDPAFTIKTAVVSASWPGASVEDTVNLVTDTLEKKLQETPYLDFVQSETRAGQSVIFVNLRDNTPPAEVAGIWYQVRKKMQDIAPSLPAGVQGPSVDDEFDDTFGTIYGFTAEGFTPRELRDKVDDISRSLMSLPDMGKASLLGVQEENIVLAFSPAQLAGMGLDLRQITDALKAQNAVEPSGVLRSDRENIALRVSGALTSEQSLRAVTLHIAGRYIPLTDIATISRQDAEPPSPAFRVNGQPAIGLAISMASTGNMLSFGKALSDRMAMISAQLPHGIEMVKVADQSAVVSQAVSGFIRVLIEAVVIVLAVSFVSLGTRAGLVVAAAIPIVLAMTFIGMMLAGIGLQRISLGALIIALGLLVDDAMITVEAMVSRIEAGDSKWRAATYAFETTAFPMLTGTLVMIAGFIPVGFAASSAGEYCYSLFAVVLIALLCSWVVAILFSPLIGTWLLPEKLASHAEKQGRLMRFYQRLLNQVLQRRVATLSFACLLLGLAAYATTFMQGEFFPASDRPELLVSLTLPGNASQSDTARRAERLEHALKDNPNVDHFSTYVGSGAVRFYLPMDVLLDDENTAQLVVVAKSLEDRDKLRAQLDTILARDFSDITTRVSPLELGPPVGWPVKYRVSGPDYAKVRQIAQHLASVLGNSPRTREVNLTAGEPERVITLQVNQTAARAAGVSSESLATLLNTVWSGSVVTTVRDKNRLIDVVLRGNKRERQDLTTLSGLMITTASGQKIPLSQVATPVWGVDDPVIWRRQRLPFITVQTDLAAGLRAEAVSQQLSPLVSRIRASLPPEYTIEEGGVVDESDKGNSSVFAVLPVTLFVMLILLMVQLQRFSRMLLALFMAPFGLIGVVLAMLPTGTPMGFVALLGIIALAGMIIRNAVILISEVDNNVREGLDRDEAIKAAAQHRSRPILLTACAAILGMIPIAEQVFWGPMAYAIIGGLIVATFVTLTVLPAALSLIMQFENNRVNQKVS encoded by the coding sequence ATGAAACCGTCTTCCCCGGTCGGGGCCTTCAACCTTTCAGCCTGGGCGCTGAATCATCAGTCACTGATTGCCTTTTTTATGCTGCTGTTAATGGCGGCGGGTGTCATCAGCTATGAGCAACTCCCCCGTAATGAAGATCCGGCGTTTACCATTAAAACTGCCGTGGTGTCTGCGAGCTGGCCGGGGGCAAGCGTGGAGGATACGGTTAATCTGGTCACCGATACGCTGGAGAAAAAACTGCAGGAAACGCCTTATCTTGATTTTGTGCAAAGTGAAACGCGTGCCGGGCAATCGGTTATTTTTGTGAATCTTCGCGATAACACGCCACCTGCAGAGGTTGCGGGTATCTGGTATCAGGTGCGCAAAAAGATGCAGGATATCGCGCCGTCACTGCCAGCAGGTGTGCAGGGTCCCTCGGTGGATGACGAATTTGATGACACCTTTGGCACCATTTATGGCTTTACTGCGGAAGGTTTCACGCCGCGTGAGCTTCGTGACAAGGTCGATGATATCAGCCGCAGTCTGATGTCGCTGCCGGATATGGGAAAAGCCAGCCTGCTGGGCGTGCAGGAGGAGAATATTGTTCTCGCATTTTCACCGGCACAACTGGCGGGAATGGGGCTGGATCTCCGGCAAATCACCGATGCACTGAAGGCTCAAAATGCGGTAGAACCTTCGGGGGTCTTGCGAAGCGATCGTGAAAACATTGCCTTGCGTGTGAGCGGCGCACTGACGTCGGAGCAAAGCTTGCGCGCTGTGACGCTGCATATTGCCGGGCGCTACATTCCGCTGACGGATATCGCGACCATTAGCCGCCAGGATGCCGAGCCCCCGTCACCGGCATTCCGGGTCAACGGTCAGCCCGCTATCGGTCTCGCCATTTCCATGGCTTCTACAGGAAACATGCTTTCTTTTGGCAAGGCGCTGAGTGACCGGATGGCTATGATTAGCGCACAGCTCCCGCACGGCATTGAAATGGTTAAAGTCGCGGATCAGTCGGCCGTAGTATCGCAGGCGGTAAGCGGCTTTATCCGTGTATTGATTGAGGCTGTGGTTATTGTGCTGGCGGTGTCCTTCGTCTCATTAGGCACCCGTGCCGGGCTGGTGGTGGCTGCGGCGATCCCCATCGTGCTGGCGATGACGTTTATTGGCATGATGCTTGCCGGCATCGGGTTACAACGTATTTCGCTGGGGGCGTTAATCATCGCCCTGGGGCTGCTGGTGGATGATGCCATGATAACCGTCGAGGCGATGGTCTCCCGTATTGAGGCCGGTGATTCTAAATGGCGGGCGGCAACTTACGCATTTGAAACGACTGCTTTCCCGATGCTGACCGGCACACTGGTGATGATAGCGGGCTTTATTCCGGTAGGCTTTGCTGCCTCAAGTGCGGGAGAGTATTGCTATTCTCTCTTCGCCGTGGTGCTGATTGCGCTTTTATGTTCCTGGGTAGTGGCCATTCTGTTTTCACCGCTGATCGGAACCTGGCTGTTACCTGAGAAACTGGCATCACACGCTGAAAAACAGGGCAGACTGATGCGTTTCTATCAGCGTCTGCTGAATCAGGTTTTGCAAAGACGCGTGGCGACTCTCAGTTTCGCCTGCCTTTTGTTAGGGCTTGCCGCTTATGCGACCACGTTTATGCAGGGCGAATTTTTCCCGGCGTCCGATCGCCCGGAACTGCTGGTCAGCCTTACGCTTCCCGGTAACGCTTCGCAAAGCGACACGGCACGCCGGGCGGAGAGGCTGGAGCACGCCCTGAAAGACAATCCGAACGTAGATCATTTTTCTACCTACGTGGGGTCAGGCGCGGTGCGGTTTTACCTGCCCATGGACGTGTTACTGGATGATGAGAACACGGCACAACTGGTTGTTGTCGCCAAAAGTCTGGAGGACAGGGATAAGTTACGTGCGCAACTGGACACTATTTTGGCCCGGGATTTCAGTGATATCACGACGCGCGTTTCGCCGCTGGAACTGGGGCCGCCGGTCGGCTGGCCGGTAAAATATCGCGTCAGCGGACCGGATTATGCGAAGGTCAGGCAGATTGCGCAGCACCTCGCCAGCGTTCTCGGAAACAGTCCCCGGACCCGCGAAGTTAATCTGACCGCCGGTGAACCTGAGCGGGTCATCACGTTACAGGTGAATCAGACCGCAGCACGGGCGGCGGGTGTTTCTTCCGAAAGTCTCGCCACGTTGCTCAACACTGTCTGGTCTGGCAGCGTTGTCACCACCGTCAGGGATAAAAACCGGCTGATTGACGTTGTTCTGCGCGGGAATAAGCGCGAACGTCAGGATTTGACCACGCTGTCCGGGCTGATGATCACCACGGCAAGCGGGCAGAAAATCCCCCTGAGTCAGGTGGCGACGCCGGTCTGGGGAGTTGATGACCCGGTTATCTGGCGTCGGCAGCGCCTGCCGTTTATCACGGTACAGACGGATTTAGCTGCAGGTCTGCGGGCAGAGGCTGTTTCTCAACAACTCTCTCCTCTGGTCTCACGTATCAGGGCAAGCTTACCGCCGGAATATACGATAGAGGAGGGCGGTGTGGTGGACGAGTCGGACAAAGGCAACAGCTCGGTGTTCGCGGTGTTGCCGGTCACACTGTTTGTTATGCTGATCCTGCTGATGGTCCAGTTGCAGCGCTTCTCCCGCATGCTTCTCGCGTTGTTCATGGCGCCATTCGGACTGATTGGCGTTGTGCTGGCGATGTTGCCGACGGGTACGCCGATGGGATTTGTTGCGTTGCTCGGCATCATCGCATTAGCAGGCATGATTATCCGCAATGCGGTGATCCTCATCAGTGAAGTGGACAATAACGTCAGGGAGGGGCTTGACCGCGATGAAGCCATCAAAGCGGCGGCACAACACCGTTCCCGGCCCATATTGCTCACGGCGTGCGCTGCCATACTGGGAATGATCCCGATTGCTGAGCAGGTTTTCTGGGGGCCGATGGCCTATGCGATTATCGGCGGGCTGATCGTTGCCACTTTCGTCACGCTGACTGTTTTGCCTGCTGCGCTGAGTCTTATTATGCAGTTCGAAAATAATCGCGTTAATCAAAAGGTCAGTTAG
- a CDS encoding alpha/beta fold hydrolase has protein sequence MPILHTEHGDIDYQDIGTGDTTLFLMPGWCQPKTVFNDFSELAAAFFRVVIIDWRGHGKSSTDGKDFDGAALLTDALTLIDHLGLTRVVPVSVAHASWIAVDLAESLKERVPAVIFLDWIMNQPATAFFTSINEMQHEDRWQSARNQLYEFWLAGSESPTMIHHFKTEMSESSYPLWRLAGQVIADAYQTYGSPLQRLEKLKNPPKATHIYSLDRNDEYLALQQRFAMAHDFFEVKRLENARTHLAVLERPGDVLAGILESI, from the coding sequence ATGCCTATTTTGCATACAGAGCATGGCGATATCGATTATCAGGATATCGGTACGGGTGACACAACGCTGTTCCTTATGCCAGGCTGGTGCCAGCCAAAAACTGTCTTCAATGACTTCTCTGAACTGGCCGCTGCTTTTTTCCGTGTTGTCATTATTGACTGGCGTGGTCATGGAAAATCATCGACCGATGGCAAGGATTTTGACGGTGCGGCGTTATTAACAGACGCTTTGACACTCATTGACCATCTCGGTCTGACCCGCGTAGTACCGGTTTCCGTTGCACATGCCAGCTGGATAGCGGTTGATTTGGCCGAAAGTTTGAAAGAACGTGTGCCTGCGGTGATATTCCTTGACTGGATCATGAATCAGCCTGCAACGGCGTTTTTCACTTCAATCAACGAGATGCAGCATGAAGATCGCTGGCAGTCTGCACGGAACCAGCTGTACGAATTTTGGCTGGCAGGAAGCGAGTCACCCACCATGATCCATCATTTCAAAACCGAAATGTCTGAATCCAGCTACCCGTTGTGGCGACTTGCAGGGCAGGTGATCGCCGATGCCTATCAGACATACGGTTCGCCACTCCAGCGCCTTGAAAAACTCAAAAATCCACCGAAGGCTACCCATATCTATTCCCTCGACAGAAACGACGAATACCTTGCTTTACAACAGCGTTTCGCTATGGCGCATGATTTTTTTGAGGTGAAACGTTTGGAGAATGCCAGAACTCACCTGGCCGTGCTTGAAAGGCCGGGAGATGTATTGGCAGGGATTTTGGAATCAATATAA
- the sacB gene encoding levansucrase, which translates to MTNLNYKPTIWTRADALKVNENDPTTTQPIVSADFPVMSDEVFIWDTMPLRSLDGTVVSVDGWSVIFTLTAQRNNNNSEYLDADGNYDITSDWNNRHGRAKICYWYSRTGKDWIFGGRVMAEGVSPTTREWAGTPILLNEDGDIDLYYTCVTPGATIAKVRGKVLTSEEGVTLAGFNEVKSLFSADGVYYQTESQNPYWNFRDPSPFIDPHDGKLYMVFEGNVAGERGSHVIGKQEMGTLPPDHRDVGNARYQAGCIGMAVAKDLSGDEWEILPPLVTAVGVNDQTERPHFVFQDGKYYLFTISHKFTYAEGLTGPDGVYGFLSDRLTGPYFPMNGSGLVLGNPPSQPFQTYSHCVMPNGLVTSFIDNVPTTDGNYRIGGTEAPTVKIVLTGNRSFVERVFDYGYIPPMKNIILN; encoded by the coding sequence ATGACAAATTTAAATTATAAACCGACAATCTGGACACGTGCTGATGCTCTGAAGGTCAACGAAAATGACCCGACCACCACACAGCCTATTGTTAGCGCCGATTTTCCGGTTATGAGTGATGAAGTATTCATTTGGGATACGATGCCGCTTCGGTCATTAGACGGCACGGTGGTTTCTGTCGACGGATGGTCCGTTATTTTCACGCTGACAGCGCAGCGTAATAACAATAATTCAGAATATCTCGATGCAGACGGAAATTATGATATTACCAGTGACTGGAATAATCGCCACGGGCGCGCCAAAATTTGTTACTGGTATTCCCGTACGGGTAAGGATTGGATTTTTGGTGGCCGCGTGATGGCAGAAGGTGTTTCCCCTACGACCCGCGAATGGGCAGGGACGCCAATTTTGCTCAATGAAGACGGCGACATTGATCTTTATTATACCTGTGTCACGCCAGGTGCGACCATTGCAAAAGTGAGAGGCAAAGTGCTGACCTCAGAAGAAGGCGTAACACTGGCCGGTTTCAACGAGGTTAAATCATTATTTTCAGCCGACGGCGTGTATTACCAGACTGAAAGCCAGAATCCATACTGGAACTTCAGGGATCCAAGCCCGTTTATCGATCCTCATGACGGTAAACTCTACATGGTGTTTGAAGGTAACGTGGCGGGTGAGCGGGGTTCTCACGTCATTGGCAAACAGGAAATGGGTACCCTTCCGCCGGACCATCGTGATGTGGGCAATGCAAGATACCAGGCGGGCTGTATTGGTATGGCCGTCGCCAAAGATCTTTCAGGAGATGAATGGGAAATTCTCCCTCCTCTGGTCACCGCTGTCGGCGTCAATGATCAAACCGAACGCCCTCATTTTGTCTTCCAGGATGGAAAATATTACCTGTTCACGATCAGTCATAAGTTTACCTATGCGGAGGGTCTGACGGGGCCTGATGGTGTTTACGGTTTCCTGAGTGATCGCCTTACCGGCCCTTATTTTCCGATGAACGGCTCCGGTTTGGTGTTAGGTAATCCTCCTTCTCAGCCCTTCCAGACTTACTCGCACTGCGTAATGCCCAATGGCCTGGTGACATCTTTTATTGATAACGTTCCGACCACCGACGGTAATTATCGTATTGGCGGGACAGAGGCTCCTACCGTAAAAATTGTCCTGACCGGAAACCGTTCATTTGTAGAACGCGTGTTTGATTATGGGTATATCCCGCCGATGAAGAATATTATTTTAAATTAA
- a CDS encoding multidrug effflux MFS transporter produces the protein MIMHLSRMKQTLSYALLLLITLFNTGNFMPRLSFIITVAMLSAFGLIASDIYLPAMPDMAREFAVDPSQISQTISAYLLALAICQLFYGPLADRFGRKPVLLAGIAIYIGGSLGCAIAESYSSFLLFRLLQGAGAAAGLVIGRTLIADTCNKAISARVYSVIYPLVSLSPAIAPMIGGHLAATFGWHTDFIFVAIFGMATMLMIIFMRETRPENISATASPFSGFSVICGDTGFWRYTLIVCCIYSAWFIYLTQSPFLFAQLGMSEEARGWLYIPLTAGIISANVLTKRLLNFWQYDRIVTAGIMCFVLGGLAYATVMFTAEKGILSILLPMCLVSLANGSSLSLAISGAISSGHGHAATASGMIGFMQIGSAAVFANFISAEFGFSQPVLGSSVLLLALTALVACRKQRIRRHHIQSSR, from the coding sequence ATGATAATGCATTTAAGCAGGATGAAACAGACGTTAAGCTACGCACTTCTTCTGCTGATAACCCTTTTCAACACCGGAAATTTTATGCCTCGACTCTCTTTTATTATTACCGTTGCTATGCTGAGCGCGTTCGGTCTCATCGCGTCCGATATTTATCTTCCGGCGATGCCAGATATGGCACGCGAATTTGCAGTGGATCCATCGCAGATATCTCAGACCATTTCAGCCTATTTACTGGCACTGGCCATATGCCAGCTTTTTTACGGTCCGCTTGCAGATCGCTTTGGACGAAAACCCGTACTGCTCGCTGGCATTGCGATTTACATTGGCGGATCGCTGGGATGTGCAATTGCTGAGAGCTATTCTTCTTTTCTGCTCTTTCGCCTGCTGCAAGGGGCAGGTGCAGCGGCTGGCCTCGTCATTGGTCGCACGCTGATCGCGGATACCTGTAATAAAGCCATTTCTGCCAGGGTCTACTCGGTCATCTATCCACTGGTCTCATTGTCACCTGCAATAGCACCGATGATCGGTGGACATCTCGCCGCCACATTTGGGTGGCATACGGATTTCATTTTCGTCGCCATTTTCGGCATGGCTACCATGCTGATGATCATTTTCATGCGCGAGACGCGACCTGAAAATATCTCTGCTACGGCCTCGCCGTTTTCAGGATTTAGCGTTATTTGCGGCGATACGGGGTTCTGGCGTTATACGCTTATCGTCTGTTGCATCTACAGTGCATGGTTTATTTATCTGACTCAGTCTCCTTTTTTATTTGCGCAGCTCGGGATGAGTGAGGAGGCGCGAGGATGGCTCTATATTCCCTTAACGGCAGGTATTATCAGTGCCAATGTGTTAACGAAACGGCTTTTAAACTTCTGGCAATATGATCGCATTGTTACTGCCGGCATCATGTGTTTTGTGCTGGGTGGTCTGGCTTATGCCACAGTAATGTTTACGGCAGAAAAAGGGATTTTATCTATTTTGCTTCCTATGTGCCTGGTCAGTCTGGCAAACGGTTCCAGCCTTTCACTGGCAATATCCGGGGCAATCAGCAGCGGGCATGGTCATGCCGCCACGGCCTCCGGAATGATTGGTTTTATGCAGATAGGCAGCGCGGCTGTTTTTGCCAACTTCATAAGTGCAGAGTTTGGTTTCAGCCAGCCAGTACTGGGCTCTTCAGTTTTATTGCTGGCTCTCACCGCACTTGTGGCCTGCCGTAAACAGCGTATCCGGCGCCATCATATTCAATCCTCCCGTTGA
- a CDS encoding LysR family transcriptional regulator, producing the protein MNWDDVRIFLAVYRAGTLRSAAEQLSVDQTTVGRRLNTLEKLLGSKLFLKSRQGWVLTAGGRKILSLAEEIERLTVSFERRGSGDDDRLEGEVHVTATDSLAIDFVLPAIERVQHNFPNIRVNLTTTTRLLDIGRREADIAVRTIRPEQPDLITRKLASREVGLFATHKYIDRFGIPEPGKGFDGHRIALYQSGITRSQDGLLAGEPRHKGRVVAELDSSMMLATFIRAGLALGELPDYLAKMYPELIRLWPERTRKSPYEVWLVMHQDLSHTARVRAVMNTLAEEFDRY; encoded by the coding sequence ATGAACTGGGATGATGTCCGGATTTTCCTGGCGGTATACCGCGCAGGTACTTTACGCAGCGCGGCTGAGCAGCTTTCAGTTGATCAGACTACCGTAGGCCGCAGACTCAATACGCTTGAAAAATTATTGGGGAGTAAACTATTTTTAAAAAGCCGTCAGGGCTGGGTTCTGACCGCTGGCGGGCGAAAAATACTCTCGCTTGCAGAAGAGATTGAGCGCCTGACGGTCAGCTTTGAACGTCGCGGCTCCGGGGATGATGACCGGCTTGAAGGAGAAGTGCATGTGACTGCCACTGACTCGCTGGCCATTGATTTTGTTTTACCGGCAATCGAGCGCGTACAGCATAACTTTCCCAATATTCGGGTAAATCTGACCACCACCACACGCCTGCTGGATATCGGCCGACGCGAAGCGGATATAGCGGTACGCACCATTCGGCCAGAACAGCCGGATTTGATTACCCGTAAACTGGCCTCCAGGGAGGTGGGACTTTTTGCGACGCATAAGTATATCGACAGGTTTGGCATACCAGAACCCGGCAAAGGCTTTGACGGGCACCGTATCGCGCTTTACCAGTCAGGCATTACGCGCTCTCAGGATGGACTGCTGGCAGGAGAACCGAGACATAAAGGGCGCGTAGTGGCAGAGCTGGACTCCAGCATGATGTTAGCAACGTTTATTCGCGCAGGGCTGGCCCTGGGTGAGCTGCCAGATTATCTTGCGAAAATGTACCCGGAACTTATCCGCCTGTGGCCAGAAAGAACGCGTAAAAGCCCTTATGAGGTCTGGCTGGTTATGCATCAGGATCTGTCGCACACTGCAAGAGTCAGGGCAGTGATGAATACCCTTGCTGAAGAGTTCGACCGTTATTAA